A genomic region of Drosophila kikkawai strain 14028-0561.14 chromosome X, DkikHiC1v2, whole genome shotgun sequence contains the following coding sequences:
- the LOC108080385 gene encoding uncharacterized protein CG3556, translating to MLSLSSLPSPPSLFLLLLLFFFGSDISGADRSSSSLPPAENVTLAALPSSSSSAAAPITDSTMSSVPEKPLGDYDNPSSSQGSSISSNSNGSSQPNNLGSLGTSYNNEASDEQITSSSSNMSQSSSSSSSLSNSSSNPISSTAVLAGAGADNQDGLVLATPTAINGSTPPEHQTIGQAPPTKGEQEAILRALDWLKEKRASDYGWGNDTHVVILAKELSGGRDPNDSVDGHVQVIQELEDTLSVKEMEIEILAMLDRHHTLPKPLDLDKLARYVLALGSLCKDPKHFHGHDLVATLQHHEPAQDIEFALTTLSACSSAAHVRKRQIRRLLDIASGVTDQSVDAIAMVILALRCIVTDHRHRHLQHFVRRPARGLASLQDQRGSFGSLRSTALAMQALQDLEYDPAGHWNRTAASRYILSRQRADGGWSEEPLQDGQEPDIGVGLTADIILALGWKGLGAVRALQCDHVIRESSDPTENGEPKLAVPFGLSSSAEESDAKNISYTYTLWVGSNVTEAFSLSLVSPKNTSFFKAMTQAAEMDPRFIFEAREWPNGHYVHTLYGKKEEPRGYHYWLLYRLPELPDPNNTPGNQLIAPVGVDELMVEDGEHYLYWYKKL from the exons ATGTTGTCGCTGTCATCGCTGCCATCGCCTCCGTCGCTTTTCCTGCTGCTTCTTTTGTTCTTCTTTGGCTCAGACATTTCTGGAGCAGAtcgatcctcctcctccttgcctCCGGCCGAGAATGTGACGCTGGCGGCGCTGCcctcgtcctcgtcatcgGCAGCGGCGCCCATTACCGACAGCACTATGTCCTCGGTGCCGGAGAAGCCGCTGGGCGACTACGACAACCCCAGCAGCTCCCAGGGGAGCAGCATTAGCAGCAACAGTAATGGAAGCAGCCAACCTAATAACCTAGGCAGCCTAGGGACATCCTACAACAACGAGGCCAGCGATGAGCAGAtcacaagcagcagcagcaacatgagccaatccagctccagctccagctctttgagcaacagcagcagcaatcccATCTCCAGCACAGCTGTATTGGCAGGAGCCGGGGCTGACAACCAGGATGGCCTGGTcctggccacgcccacggcCATCAATGGCAGCACGCCGCCAGAGCATCAGACCATTGGCCAGGCACCGCCAACTAAAGGCGAACAGGAGGCAATCCTGCGAGCCCTCGACTGGCTGAAGGAGAAACGAGCCTCGGACTATGGCTGGGGCAATGACACCCATGTGGTTATCCTGGCCAAGGAGCTGTCCGGCGGCAGGGATCCCAACGACAGTGTCGATGGGCATGTGCAGGTGATCCAGGAGCTGGAGGATACGCTGTCGGTGAAGGAGATGGAAATCGAAATACTGGCCATGCTGGATCGCCATCATACGCTGCCCAAGCCCCTGGATCTGGACAAGCTGGCCCGCTATGTCCTGGCCTTGGGTTCGCTGTGCAAGGACCCGAAGCACTTCCATGGCCACGATCTGGTGGCCACACTGCAGCATCACGAACCGGCCCAGGACATTGAGTTTGCGCTGACCACGCTCTCGGCCTGTAGCTCGGCGGCGCATGTGAGGAAGCGTCAAATCCGGCGACTCCTGGACATTGCCAGCGGTGTGACGGATCAGAGTGTGGATGCCATTGCGATGGTTATCCTGGCGCTGCGCTGCATTGTCACCGATCACCGCCACCGGCATTTGCAGCACTTTGTTCGTCGGCCGGCCCGAGGCTTGGCCAGCCTGCAGGATCAGCGCGGTAGCTTTGGTTCACTGCGCAGCACGGCTTTGGCCATGCAGGCTCTGCAGGATCTGGAATATGACCCTGCTGGCCATTGGAATCGCACTGCCGCCTCGCGGTATATCCTAAGCCGGCAGCGGGCAGACGGCGGCTGGAGCGAGGAGCCGCTGCAGGATGGCCAGGAGCCGGATATAGGAGTGGGCCTGACGGCAGATATTATCCTGGCTTTGGGCTGGAAGGGATTGGGTGCAGTAAGGGCGCTGCAATGCGACCATGTGATACGAGAGAGCAGTGATCCCACGG AGAATGGTGAACCCAAGCTGGCAGTGCCCTTCGGTTTGAGCTCCTCTGCCGAGGAATCGGATGCCAAGAACATCTCCTACACGTACACACTCTGGGTGGGCTCTAATGTCACCGAGGCCTTCTCCCTGTCCCTCGTCTCGCCCAAGAACACCAGCTTTTTCAAGGCCATGACCCAGGCGGCCGAAATGGATCCCAG ATTCATCTTCGAGGCTCGGGAATGGCCCAATGGCCACTATGTCCACACTTTGTATGGCAAGAAGGAGGAGCCGCGAGG GTATCACTACTGGCTACTCTATCGGCTGCCGGAGCTGCCCGATCCCAATAACACGCCCGGGAATCAGCTTATTGCGCCTGTTG GTGTGGACGAGCTAATGGTCGAGGATGGCGAGCACTATCTGTACTGGTACAAGAAGCTCTAA